From Chthonomonas sp., the proteins below share one genomic window:
- a CDS encoding RluA family pseudouridine synthase encodes MRDDGEILLIEADEADRLDKVLSRALPDFSRTKLAALCEDGHVLVNGEPRPPRYQVRPGMSISIADLPDPEPFNLEPVPMDLVIRFEDEHLLVVEKPRGLPTHPASSYTGATLVHGLLAHSQLSTGSAHYRPGIVHRLDKDTTGLLVVAKTDFAHAKLAEQISTRAAGRKYCALAYGTTEQQRFRVEAPIARDPRSRLRMCCHPSGRFAATKFSRVSESHGGSLLICQLETGRTHQIRVHLQAVGHPVRGDEQYAKGDWSEGPMQLHAASLSFTHPVSGEAMAIYSPPPADFLAHELIRPEHFDGNL; translated from the coding sequence ATGCGCGACGACGGCGAGATTCTCCTGATTGAAGCCGACGAAGCCGATCGTCTCGACAAGGTGCTGAGTCGGGCGCTTCCTGATTTTTCGCGCACCAAGCTGGCGGCTCTTTGCGAAGATGGCCATGTCTTGGTCAACGGCGAGCCGCGACCGCCACGCTACCAAGTGCGTCCGGGCATGAGCATCAGCATCGCCGACCTGCCCGATCCCGAGCCGTTTAACCTCGAACCCGTCCCCATGGACCTCGTGATCCGGTTTGAAGACGAGCATCTTTTGGTCGTGGAAAAGCCGCGTGGCCTGCCGACCCACCCGGCGAGTTCGTACACCGGGGCTACGCTGGTGCACGGGCTTTTGGCGCACTCGCAACTGAGCACGGGCTCGGCGCACTATCGCCCAGGCATCGTCCACCGGCTCGACAAAGACACAACCGGCCTGCTGGTCGTGGCGAAAACCGATTTTGCCCACGCCAAATTGGCCGAGCAGATTTCCACGCGCGCGGCGGGCCGCAAGTATTGCGCGTTGGCGTACGGCACCACCGAGCAGCAACGCTTCCGGGTGGAAGCCCCGATCGCCCGCGACCCGCGCTCGCGACTGCGGATGTGTTGCCACCCGAGCGGACGCTTCGCCGCCACGAAGTTTTCGCGCGTTTCGGAAAGTCACGGCGGATCGCTGCTGATTTGCCAACTCGAAACCGGTCGTACGCACCAGATTCGGGTTCATTTGCAGGCGGTGGGCCACCCGGTTCGCGGCGATGAACAGTACGCCAAGGGCGACTGGAGCGAAGGGCCGATGCAACTGCACGCCGCCTCGCTCAGCTTTACGCACCCCGTTTCGGGCGAGGCCATGGCCATCTACAGTCCGCCGCCCGCCGACTTTCTGGCCCACGAATTGATTCGGCCCGAGCACTTTGACGGGAACCTCTAA